A DNA window from Siniperca chuatsi isolate FFG_IHB_CAS linkage group LG6, ASM2008510v1, whole genome shotgun sequence contains the following coding sequences:
- the abhd8b gene encoding protein ABHD8 isoform X1 — protein sequence MLTSFIEGLLCCLTSKSANVVVPVETSEPADGYEFVEVKPGRVLRVRHIIPDRSVVEEPTGQGGSVSCKRKITVYRNGQLFIENLGDRASAELKNCQNGETEPNSTVEVELTDCGNSSAPVTIPEARSESVTAGKDGPSETAGGEAPAAGQTDQSQQPRKRRRKPKRTVVIDCERKISACKGTHADVALFFIHGVGGSLDIWGSQLDFFSRLGYEVIAPDLAGHGASSAPQIAAAYTFYALAEDMRLIFKRYARKRNILIGHSYGVSFCTFLAHEYPEQIHKMVMINGGGPTALEPSLCSIFNLPTCVLHCLSPLLAWSFLKAGFARQGAKEKQLLKDNNAFNVSSFVLRAMMSGQYWPEGDEIYHAELTVPILLVHGMHDKFVPVEEDQRMAEILLMAFLKVLEDGSHMVMMECPESVNTLLHEFFLWEPATPPPPKKESKTRPETAKAQSDNTKATSDPSKVRPATARQTSSNGGTEEKPDSKAKK from the exons ATGCTGACCAGCTTTATAGAGGGTCTTCTCTGCTGCCTGACCTCAAAGTCGGCCAATGTTGTGGTTCCTGTAGAAACTTCAGAACCAGCTGATGGCTACGAGTTTGTGGAGGTGAAACCGGGCCGCGTCCTGCGGGTTCGACATATCATCCCTGATCGGTCGGTGGTGGAGGAACCCACTGGGCAGGGTGGGAGTGTCAGCTGCAAACGAAAGATCACAGTATATCGTAATGGACAGCTATTCATTGAGAACTTGGGTGACAGGGCGAGTGCAGAGCTGAAAAACTGTCAGAATGGAGAGACAGAACCAAACAGCACTGTGGAGGTTGAACTGACAGACTGTGGTAACTCCTCAGCGCCCGTCACCATCCCTGAGGCCAGGTCTGAGTCTGTCACAGCTGGAAAAGACGGGCCATCTGaaacagcaggaggagaggCACCTGCTGCTGGACAGACTGACCAGTCGCAGCAACCCAGGAAACGCAGGCGGAAGCCCAAGCGCACTGTGGTGATCGACTgtgagaggaagatatcagccTGTAAAGGGACACATGCAGATGTGGCTCTGTTCTTCATCCATGGAGTGGGAGGCTCACTGGACATCTGGGGAAGCCAGTTGGACTTCTTTTCCAGGCTGGGCTATGAGGTGATCGCCCCGGACCTGGCAGGTCATGGAGCCAGCTCAGCACCACAGATAGCTGCTGCATACACTTTCTATGCCCTGGCTGAGGATATGAGACTTATCTTCAAGAGATATGCACGCAAGAGGAATATTCTCATAGGACATTCTTATGG TGTGTCGTTCTGCACTTTCCTGGCCCATGAGTATCCGGAACAGATCCACAAGATGGTGATGATCAACGGAGGTGGTCCCACAGCTCTGGAGCCCAGCCTCTGCTCCATCTTCAACCTGCCCACCTGTGTGCTTCACTGCCTCTCCCCGCTGCTAGCCTGGAGCTTTCTCAA GGCTGGCTTTGCTCGGCAGGGTGCCAAGGAGAAGCAGCTGTTGAAAGACAACAATGCCTTCAACGTGTCGTCTTTTGTGCTGCGGGCCATGATGAGCGGGCAGTACTGGCCTGAGGGGGACGAGATCTACCATGCTGAACTCACAGTGCCCATCCTGCTGGTTCACGGCATGCACGACAAGTTTGTCCCCGTCGAAGAGGACCAGCGCATGGCAGAG ATCCTCCTAATGGCCTTCCTGAAGGTCCTGGAAGACGGCAGTCACATGGTCATGATGGAGTGTCCTGAGTCTGTCAACACACTCTTGCATGAGTTCTTCCTCTGGGAGCCGGCCACCCCTCCACCGCCAAAGAAAGAGTCCAAAACACGCCCAGAGACTGCCAAAGCCCAATCTGACAACACCAAGGCTACATCTGACCCTTCCAAGGTCCGACCTGCAACTGCTAGGCAGACGTCATCAAACGGCGGCACAGAGGAGAAGCCAGACAGCAAGGCCAAGAAATGA
- the abhd8b gene encoding protein ABHD8 isoform X3 — translation MLTSFIEGLLCCLTSKSANVVVPVETSEPADGYEFVEVKPGRVLRVRHIIPDRSVVEEPTGQGGSVSCKRKITVYRNGQLFIENLGDRASAELKNCQNGETEPNSTVEVELTDCGNSSAPVTIPEARSESVTAGKDGPSETAGGEAPAAGQTDQSQQPRKRRRKPKRTVVIDCERKISACKGTHADVALFFIHGVGGSLDIWGSQLDFFSRLGYEVIAPDLAGHGASSAPQIAAAYTFYALAEDMRLIFKRYARKRNILIGHSYGVSFCTFLAHEYPEQIHKMVMINGGGPTALEPSLCSIFNLPTCVLHCLSPLLAWSFLKAGFARQGAKEKQLLKDNNAFNVSSFVLRAMMSGQYWPEGDEIYHAELTVPILLVHGMHDKFVPVEEDQRMAEM, via the exons ATGCTGACCAGCTTTATAGAGGGTCTTCTCTGCTGCCTGACCTCAAAGTCGGCCAATGTTGTGGTTCCTGTAGAAACTTCAGAACCAGCTGATGGCTACGAGTTTGTGGAGGTGAAACCGGGCCGCGTCCTGCGGGTTCGACATATCATCCCTGATCGGTCGGTGGTGGAGGAACCCACTGGGCAGGGTGGGAGTGTCAGCTGCAAACGAAAGATCACAGTATATCGTAATGGACAGCTATTCATTGAGAACTTGGGTGACAGGGCGAGTGCAGAGCTGAAAAACTGTCAGAATGGAGAGACAGAACCAAACAGCACTGTGGAGGTTGAACTGACAGACTGTGGTAACTCCTCAGCGCCCGTCACCATCCCTGAGGCCAGGTCTGAGTCTGTCACAGCTGGAAAAGACGGGCCATCTGaaacagcaggaggagaggCACCTGCTGCTGGACAGACTGACCAGTCGCAGCAACCCAGGAAACGCAGGCGGAAGCCCAAGCGCACTGTGGTGATCGACTgtgagaggaagatatcagccTGTAAAGGGACACATGCAGATGTGGCTCTGTTCTTCATCCATGGAGTGGGAGGCTCACTGGACATCTGGGGAAGCCAGTTGGACTTCTTTTCCAGGCTGGGCTATGAGGTGATCGCCCCGGACCTGGCAGGTCATGGAGCCAGCTCAGCACCACAGATAGCTGCTGCATACACTTTCTATGCCCTGGCTGAGGATATGAGACTTATCTTCAAGAGATATGCACGCAAGAGGAATATTCTCATAGGACATTCTTATGG TGTGTCGTTCTGCACTTTCCTGGCCCATGAGTATCCGGAACAGATCCACAAGATGGTGATGATCAACGGAGGTGGTCCCACAGCTCTGGAGCCCAGCCTCTGCTCCATCTTCAACCTGCCCACCTGTGTGCTTCACTGCCTCTCCCCGCTGCTAGCCTGGAGCTTTCTCAA GGCTGGCTTTGCTCGGCAGGGTGCCAAGGAGAAGCAGCTGTTGAAAGACAACAATGCCTTCAACGTGTCGTCTTTTGTGCTGCGGGCCATGATGAGCGGGCAGTACTGGCCTGAGGGGGACGAGATCTACCATGCTGAACTCACAGTGCCCATCCTGCTGGTTCACGGCATGCACGACAAGTTTGTCCCCGTCGAAGAGGACCAGCGCATGGCAGAG ATGTAG
- the abhd8b gene encoding protein ABHD8 isoform X2, whose protein sequence is MLTSFIEGLLCCLTSKSANVVVPVETSEPADGYEFVEVKPGRVLRVRHIIPDRSVVEEPTGQGGSVSCKRKITVYRNGQLFIENLGDRASAELKNCQNGETEPNSTVEVELTDCGNSSAPVTIPEARSESVTAGKDGPSETAGGEAPAAGQTDQSQQPRKRRRKPKRTVVIDCERKISACKGTHADVALFFIHGVGGSLDIWGSQLDFFSRLGYEVIAPDLAGHGASSAPQIAAAYTFYALAEDMRLIFKRYARKRNILIGHSYGVSFCTFLAHEYPEQIHKMVMINGGGPTALEPSLCSIFNLPTCVLHCLSPLLAWSFLKAGFARQGAKEKQLLKDNNAFNVSSFVLRAMMSGQYWPEGDEIYHAELTVPILLVHGMHDKFVPVEEDQRMAEELVETKTELKEEQLDDRSS, encoded by the exons ATGCTGACCAGCTTTATAGAGGGTCTTCTCTGCTGCCTGACCTCAAAGTCGGCCAATGTTGTGGTTCCTGTAGAAACTTCAGAACCAGCTGATGGCTACGAGTTTGTGGAGGTGAAACCGGGCCGCGTCCTGCGGGTTCGACATATCATCCCTGATCGGTCGGTGGTGGAGGAACCCACTGGGCAGGGTGGGAGTGTCAGCTGCAAACGAAAGATCACAGTATATCGTAATGGACAGCTATTCATTGAGAACTTGGGTGACAGGGCGAGTGCAGAGCTGAAAAACTGTCAGAATGGAGAGACAGAACCAAACAGCACTGTGGAGGTTGAACTGACAGACTGTGGTAACTCCTCAGCGCCCGTCACCATCCCTGAGGCCAGGTCTGAGTCTGTCACAGCTGGAAAAGACGGGCCATCTGaaacagcaggaggagaggCACCTGCTGCTGGACAGACTGACCAGTCGCAGCAACCCAGGAAACGCAGGCGGAAGCCCAAGCGCACTGTGGTGATCGACTgtgagaggaagatatcagccTGTAAAGGGACACATGCAGATGTGGCTCTGTTCTTCATCCATGGAGTGGGAGGCTCACTGGACATCTGGGGAAGCCAGTTGGACTTCTTTTCCAGGCTGGGCTATGAGGTGATCGCCCCGGACCTGGCAGGTCATGGAGCCAGCTCAGCACCACAGATAGCTGCTGCATACACTTTCTATGCCCTGGCTGAGGATATGAGACTTATCTTCAAGAGATATGCACGCAAGAGGAATATTCTCATAGGACATTCTTATGG TGTGTCGTTCTGCACTTTCCTGGCCCATGAGTATCCGGAACAGATCCACAAGATGGTGATGATCAACGGAGGTGGTCCCACAGCTCTGGAGCCCAGCCTCTGCTCCATCTTCAACCTGCCCACCTGTGTGCTTCACTGCCTCTCCCCGCTGCTAGCCTGGAGCTTTCTCAA GGCTGGCTTTGCTCGGCAGGGTGCCAAGGAGAAGCAGCTGTTGAAAGACAACAATGCCTTCAACGTGTCGTCTTTTGTGCTGCGGGCCATGATGAGCGGGCAGTACTGGCCTGAGGGGGACGAGATCTACCATGCTGAACTCACAGTGCCCATCCTGCTGGTTCACGGCATGCACGACAAGTTTGTCCCCGTCGAAGAGGACCAGCGCATGGCAGAG gagttggtggagaccaaaacggAGCTAAAAGAAGAGCAGTTGGACgacag ATCCTCCTAA